The following coding sequences lie in one uncultured Cohaesibacter sp. genomic window:
- a CDS encoding MFS transporter translates to MISNLVGGTLLDAMGASSIIWLLVLGNLLHTTASFFLPADPRLIDNRTLGKGARLDWKQLSQFVQPGFWLILCSISTIQASHSLLYAFGTIYWREIGISANMTGIFWSISVFAEVILLFFSKKLLGRITWRALLIIGAVTAVARWVIMPIQLPEYGFLILQMFHAGSFACSHLGAMFFISETVDDEISGTAQGLYTMLNGLTMSLATFASGFFYGRFDGDAFYLMATFGLVSLAMLALARLFPVGHIGAGKVDNTEPSA, encoded by the coding sequence ATGATCTCCAACCTTGTTGGCGGCACGCTCCTCGATGCCATGGGAGCCAGCAGCATCATCTGGCTGTTGGTGCTGGGCAACCTGTTGCACACAACGGCCTCCTTCTTCCTACCGGCAGATCCCCGCCTCATCGACAATAGAACATTGGGCAAGGGCGCCCGTCTCGACTGGAAACAGCTGAGCCAGTTCGTACAGCCCGGATTCTGGCTCATCCTTTGTTCGATCTCGACCATTCAGGCCTCCCATAGCCTGCTCTATGCCTTTGGCACGATCTATTGGCGCGAAATCGGGATCTCCGCCAACATGACCGGCATTTTCTGGTCGATCTCCGTCTTCGCCGAAGTCATCCTGCTGTTTTTCTCCAAGAAGCTCCTTGGCAGGATCACATGGCGCGCGCTCCTGATCATCGGTGCAGTCACCGCAGTCGCCCGTTGGGTCATCATGCCCATCCAGCTTCCCGAATATGGTTTTTTGATCCTGCAAATGTTTCATGCAGGCAGCTTTGCCTGTTCCCACCTCGGTGCGATGTTTTTCATTTCCGAGACGGTCGACGATGAAATCTCCGGCACCGCACAGGGTCTCTATACCATGCTCAACGGCCTGACCATGTCGCTGGCGACTTTCGCCTCCGGCTTCTTTTATGGCCGGTTCGATGGCGATGCCTTCTATCTCATGGCCACTTTCGGTCTTGTCTCGCTCGCCATGTTGGCGCTCGCCCGCCTGTTTCCAGTCGGCCACATCGGGGCAGGCAAGGTGGACAACACGGAGCCCAGCGCATGA
- a CDS encoding ABC transporter permease, whose product MSDLGTNIAKTSQPPTLGKDGTPASDVIWLGGDWTLETLGDADKLVTETLEAGSSATAVDLGRLTSLDTSGAWVIIRLMRGINLEQSAVQSIAPSYQTLFDAVWETNQVKPQATRPAGYLWSFAETTGRDVVEIYRDITILAHLMGGVIACLGAALLDPRKIRFTSIVHHIDQTGLKAVPIVAFMSFLVGAIVAQQGAFQLRKFGAEPFVIDLVGILVLRELGVLLTAIMVAGRSGSAFTAEIGSMRMREEIDAMRVMGLNVVEVLITPRVIALIIALPLLSMVANVSALAGGGMLAMALFRHHPRRLHQLAARGHRGQHLHGRCDQGPLHGTNYCAHFLLGRTAGRRQALSPLGRRTTASVVKSIFLMVLIDGVFAIFFGPSVGY is encoded by the coding sequence ATGTCCGATCTGGGAACAAACATCGCCAAGACGTCACAACCTCCCACTCTGGGCAAGGACGGCACGCCTGCGTCCGACGTGATCTGGCTTGGCGGCGACTGGACGCTCGAAACCCTAGGCGATGCAGACAAGCTGGTTACCGAGACCCTTGAGGCTGGCTCTTCGGCAACGGCAGTCGATCTTGGCCGTCTCACCTCGCTCGACACCTCGGGCGCATGGGTGATTATTCGCCTGATGCGCGGGATCAATTTGGAGCAATCTGCCGTCCAGTCCATCGCCCCCTCCTACCAGACCCTGTTCGATGCCGTCTGGGAGACCAATCAGGTCAAACCACAAGCCACGCGACCGGCAGGCTACCTCTGGAGCTTTGCCGAGACAACCGGGCGCGATGTCGTCGAGATCTATCGCGACATCACGATCCTTGCCCATCTGATGGGCGGTGTCATTGCCTGCCTTGGTGCAGCCCTGCTCGATCCGCGCAAGATCCGCTTCACCTCCATCGTCCACCATATCGATCAGACCGGTCTGAAGGCTGTTCCAATCGTTGCCTTCATGTCCTTTCTGGTTGGTGCCATCGTCGCCCAGCAGGGCGCTTTCCAGTTGCGCAAGTTCGGCGCAGAGCCCTTCGTGATCGATCTCGTCGGCATTCTGGTGCTGCGAGAGCTTGGCGTTCTGTTGACCGCCATCATGGTGGCTGGCCGCTCGGGAAGCGCCTTCACGGCCGAGATCGGCTCCATGCGCATGCGTGAGGAAATCGACGCAATGCGGGTGATGGGCCTCAATGTTGTTGAGGTTCTGATCACCCCGCGGGTGATTGCTCTCATCATCGCCCTGCCCCTGCTTAGCATGGTGGCCAACGTCTCGGCGCTTGCTGGCGGCGGCATGTTGGCTATGGCTCTATTCCGACATCACCCCCGGCGCCTACATCAATTGGCTGCGAGAGGCCATCGCGGTCAACACCTTCATGGTCGGTGTGATCAAGGCCCCCTTCATGGCACTAATTATTGCGCTCATTTCCTGCTCGGAAGGACTGCAGGTCGGCGGCAAGCGCTGAGTCCCCTCGGTCGCCGCACAACCGCTTCTGTTGTCAAATCCATCTTCCTGATGGTGCTTATTGATGGCGTCTTCGCCATCTTCTTTGGCCCTTCAGTCGGATATTAG